The region TTCTTCTTCTTGGGTTTGCCCTCCTCATTCTCTGCTTCCTCATCCTCATCGTCCAGAGGTACCTCGATCTCTGGCTCCTTCAGAAGACCATAGAACACCTGCACAACAGCCAGGAGTGGTACAGTAAGTGTAGTCAGTACAGATAGTTTTAACCTCTCAATCAGCAAATACAGTAATGCATATCTAAAATGAAAAAGTATTGCTCACTGGCTTGCTCACACATACATTGATAACACTATCACTTTAAAACAAACCAGCTATTACAGATTTTTGCTTCAGCATCACTCACACTGACAACACCCCctccccccatacacacacacacacccaccttgGCTTTGTTGGCATCTCTCTTGCCCTCCCCAGCCAGACTGCCCGACATGGCATCAATCTGACTTTTACTCCGAGGCATCCCGTCAAAGATATCAATATAGAGATGTTCCTGTATAATATTCCAGATCTGGTTGTTCTGACGTTCCTGCAGGTGCCTCTTCAGCAGCTGGTAAGATAACATATGATACGTTATTGTCAACTGCCACAGAGACCTTGACATTTCTGGTCCCCCCCCCAGTCAGTGCTGGGATTTGAAGTTGTTGGCCCACCAAGGCTACTTACCTGGTAGGAGTCTCGGGAGATGCGGAGGACAAACTTGCTGGTCCTGAAGTCCAGCATGGTCTCATTTCCCTTCATGTGTTCCTTCTTGGACATGCTCGAGAGGATGCGGAGGTCCTCCTCGTAGTAACACTCCTGGTCACCGCTGAACCTGAGGCAGGGAGAGACAGCAGGGAGAAGAGTCAGTGGATCTAAAATCTAAATAAAGCATGCATAGTGTCACATTACACTAAGTTAAGGCAGTTACAAATAGAACAGGTTGTTTCCCATTTGATTGTGGAACTCATAAAAGTCCCTGACAAATCAATACACCAGTTGGACCTAAAATCAATAAAGACATGTGCTTGACAGGCAGGAACTTTGGAGACGCTACAAGGGAGCAACAACACTACCAGTCCACAACACTTACTTTTCAAAAAACTGTTTAGCCTCATTCTCGTGGTTGTTGTAGACCAGCTCCAGGTACATGTGGACAAACAGTGGGTAGAAGACCTGGGAGAGTTCAGCTCTGTGGCAGTCCAGGACAGACTCAATAAACTTCTTCAGGCCGTTATAGTAGAGTGGGTACAGGACAGGGTCCCCCTGCTGGCTATAGGCCGACAAGACAACGTTGACGTCTGGTTGGTCTTCCccacctgatgctgccaccactgtaaGAGCACAAGTAGTAGTTGTTAGAAGAATGAAAATATATTGAAGTAGCTAACTAATAGTAATATACCTATTGGTCTTATCCATAGTAGTTTGGGGGTTGGGGTCCTgcgactagtaaaggcccagtgcactacttttgtgaaaacagaagctaaatgtatttgagtgtttacctGCATATTCAAACTAAAAGCTGATTGATTTAAATGCTGACATATATTAGATCATAAGCTATGAAACTGTTGAACCATGTTAACACATACTGACATGTGGTTTTGGCCAAATCTCAAGCAGTAGTTCCAGAtgtaatttgatcactcttttgttgctgagaatgatGAGCGTCGTGATTTCAATCAattgactgaaaacccacactaacacacggttggttatattaacagtattgcacttttcatgtagcctacttttggccagctaatagcctaaccatcaagcaacattatggactaaacgctCAAATCCTGTCgctgcaggattgttttgctgtgactgaatatagatcaaattaagatcGTACACCTGTATGTTATTCCTTAAAATAATCAATATCTTAAATGAAATCTCTATGTACAATGTCCTTAGACAGATGACTAGTCTGGCTAAAGTCAGATAAGCAGTGTAGAATATAAGAGGATATACAGGATTATGAAGGACAAAGATTCCCATCAGAAATCTTGCTGGGAGAATGATTGAACACAGGCTGCAATAGCATGAATCCTTGTGGctcaaaagagagagggagtgtgtgtgtgtgtgtgtgtgtgtgtgtgtgtgtgtgtgtgtgtgttgtgtgtgtgtgtgtgtgtgtgtgtgtgtgtgttgtgtgtggtgtgtgtgtgtgtgtgtgtgtgttggccacactgtaaaggggttaccATGTATTGGACAGTAATTTACAGGCAGCTCGGTGGCAAGTAAAATCTGTATTTAATATTActgtacacctactgtaatataaaaatggtatcaaagcaagtactgtgtaatgacacacagtacaataccgtAAAATGTACATTCTCACTCACGGGTCCAACAAATATAGCCTTTTACAAGGCGctcctcaaaatatgttaatgagccagaaacaacaataccatgcacccactagtggtcaaaaggtttttgacGTTCCAAAGATACggtattctgtggggtggaattacagtatcATTCGATATACagcaattttcccacaatgcaccatattttacagtatgcTCCAGTAAAACGTTTGAGTTTTTTACTGTTGATAGTACCTAAAATGACGGTATAAATTACAGTTTCCGTTGAAGTGCAGAGAGGAGAAAGTACAGTGGCACACGTCACACTCACTGTAACAATgatatgtttacatgcacactaatactTCGAATTACACATGATTATGGCAGTAGGTCAAGTatggcaatagtcatgtaaacactttaGTCTGTTTATCTTAATCGGCATAAGGTCAAAATCTAAGCATACGCCAAATAAAACACCTAGTTTGCTGAGAAATCTTTGGAATTTTAGGAATGTTAACACCTTAATCGGTGTTCCACGCGTGTGTTTGATCTGCGCAGGTACCAGCACCGGTAGGACAAGCCTCCCTCTTAAACACAAGTGAAGGGAGTTCGGGAAAATGTAAAAGTATCTTAGAGATAGTTTTCATATGCAAACTTTACATGTCCGAACCAGAAACAAATATGcttgaaaaacaaaaataccatggtcgctgtggtagaaaGTTCAATTTGACAGGATTTTTTTTCTGCATTTATTTAAAGAGAAAATTTACCCAAAATCAAGAAACTCTGaagtgattccatacattgaaactagttcagtggagtttgtcctctccccctctctctcactgtagcGTTATACTGAAACAACCGCAAAAATGGGTCACATGACTCCTGACATTGCTGGATGCAAGCTCTGCGACTTtgccatttttttaaacatttaatatCAGTTGAAAGACCAACTGACTAAACTGTAATTTTCACAACATTCATGAGCCAATGACATACGTAAGGTGGAAATCTACACAAAAATATTTTCCATTATAGTGAATTCACGATTCAGAAATctttgaaatgttgttttattgAAAGCCTCTGGCGAATTAGCTATTTTGGTCAAAAGTACTATCGGTTTGAGTCAGGAAATGTTTACTTATTCACCTAAGTTCCTCCTTAttgtcccatcaggtagcctgatttcagatgtgtccatgtaaactgGATTATtaggaaatcgttcttcttgcaaagcatgtaaacagtttaaacaaactattatattaatctgactatccacaataataaAATCAAAATTGCCTTATTGTATTATTGTGTACATGTAACCGTACTCAATATGTCTTTCTCGTAGAATAGATTGACAGCACAGCCTTGTTGAAGGAGCAGCAGGTAGCTTAGcgattaagagcgttgggccagtaaccgaaaggtcgcttggtcgaatccccgagctgactaggtgaaaaatcggtcaatgtgcccttgagcaagacacttaaccctaattgctcctgtaagtcactatggataagagcatctgctaaatgactagaatataaaaatgtactgctttgtcttctttttttttttacaccatttCATTGAAAACATCAGcaataaaaaatatacttgtaTTGCCGAATCCCTATAAGGAGATTTGATCACTCTCTCAAACGTCAGGGAAAGTGACCGTGGGCCCAAAGTGCCACCTACTGGTACAACTGACACATGACTGGCACATATAGATCACAGATCCCCAGTCAAGGATAATCCTTTATTGTATATTTTTGTCAGCAGGTGAAATAATATACTGACTAAAACTAAAAGC is a window of Salvelinus sp. IW2-2015 unplaced genomic scaffold, ASM291031v2 Un_scaffold9279, whole genome shotgun sequence DNA encoding:
- the LOC112079735 gene encoding transcription initiation factor TFIID subunit 5, whose translation is MQLLQYIFILLTTTTCALTVVAASGGEDQPDVNVVLSAYSQQGDPVLYPLYYNGLKKFIESVLDCHRAELSQVFYPLFVHMYLELVYNNHENEAKQFFEKFSGDQECYYEEDLRILSSMSKKEHMKGNETMLDFRTSKFVLRISRDSYQLLKRHLQERQNNQIWNIIQEHLYIDIFDGMPRSKSQIDAMSGSLAGEGKRDANKAKVFYGLLKEPEIEVPLDDEDEEAENEEGKPKKKKPKKDSMGSKSKKQDPNAPQQARIPLPELKDSDKLDKIMNMKEATKKIRLGPDNLPSICFYSFLNAYQGLTAVDFTDDSSLIAGGFADSTVRVWSVTPKKLRRVKSAADLSNIDKESDDVLERIMDEKTASESKILYGHSGPVYGISFSPDRNYXLSSSEEGTVRLWSLQTFTCLVGYKGHNYPVWDTQFSPYGYYFISGGHDRVAR